A part of Thalassophryne amazonica chromosome 3, fThaAma1.1, whole genome shotgun sequence genomic DNA contains:
- the rplp0 gene encoding 60S acidic ribosomal protein P0: MPREDRATWKSNYFLKIIQLLDDYPKCFIVGADNVGSKQMQTIRLSLRGKAVVLMGKNTMMRKAIRGHLENNPALEKLLPHIKGNVGFVFTKEDLAEVRDMLLANKVPAAARAGAIAPCEVMVPAQNTGLGPEKTSFFQALGITTKISKGTIEILSDVNLIKTGDKVGASEATLLNMLNISPFSFGLIIQQVYDNGSVYSPEVLDITEAALHARFLEGVRNIASVCLEIGYPTLASVPHSVINGYKRVLGVAVEMDYSFPLADKVKAYLADPSAFASVAAPAAAAETAAAPAATKEEVKEESEESDDDMGFGLFD, from the exons caaCTTCTGGATGATTACCCAAAATGTTTCATTGTGGGTGCAGACAATGTGGGCTCCAAGCAGATGCAGACCATTCGTCTGTCTCTGCGTGGCAAAGCAGTGGTGCTGATGGGTAAAAACACCATGATGCGCAAAGCCATCCGTGGCCACCTTGAGAACAATCCTGCTCTGGAGAA GCTCCTACCTCACATTAAAGGAAATGTGGGCTTTGTCTTTACCAAAGAGGACCTGGCTGAGGTCAGAGATATGCTGCTGGCCAACAAG GTGCCAGCAGCTGCCCGAGCTGGAGCCATCGCTCCCTGTGAGGTCATGGTGCCAGCCCAGAACACTGGTCTGGGTCCTGAGAAAACCTCTTTCTTTCAGGCTCTCGGTATAACCACCAAGATCTCCAAGGGCACCATTGAAATCTTG AGCGACGTCAATCTGATCAAGACTGGCGACAAGGTTGGTGCCAGCGAGGCCACACTGCTCAACATGCTGAATATCTCACCATTCTCCTTCGGACTCATCATCCAGCAGGTGTATGACAACGGCAGCGTTTACAGTCCTGAGGTGCTCGACATCACAGAGGCTGCTCTGCATGCCAGGTTCCTGGAG GGTGTGCGAAACATTGCTAGTGTGTGTCTGGAGATTGGATACCCCACTTTGGCTTCTGTCCCGCACTCCGTCATCAATGGCTACAAGCGAGTCCTGGGTGTTGCTGTGGAGATGGACTATTCCTTCCCTCTGGCAGACAAG GTTAAAGCCTACCTGGCTGACCCATCTGCCTTTGCTTCAGTGGCAGCACCGGCAGCAGCTGCTGAGACGGCAGCAGCTCCAGCTGCTACTAAGGAGGAAGTTAAAGAGGAGTCTGAAGAATCAGATGACGACATGGGCTTTGGCCTATTCGACTAA